The Novipirellula galeiformis nucleotide sequence CTCGGCGCACGGTTTCGGCGACCTCGTGTCGATCGGTACGGGCATCATCAAACGTCACCAGGACAATCTCGTGACCGCGCGTGGAAAGCCGCGAAGCGAGTGCCGCCATCACACGCTCGGCGCCCCCGCCGCTAAGAGAATGGATAATACAAACGATTTTCACGGCGAAGCGTCACTCAAGGTAGATGGTTTGAAGTTGCCCAATCGCTGTTTTCCAAAGAAAACCACACCCCGACGCGTCAGCGAGGGACCGAGCCAGGCATGTTGATTTAATCATAGTCACCTTTCGTTCCGCGAAAGCGACGTCCTGTCACCCCGCTTTCGCGGAGAGGCTGTGAATTGATTTCCGTGAGCGACTCCGTGAGCGACAAGGCGTCAGCCCCTCATCCAACGACCGCTCTCCGATGAAATGCCCAACCGGTCAAGTTCCCAGCCCTGCGGCGAACGACGACCTTATTTTGTTTGGAGCGACTGAATCAACACGCTGGCACACTTCGGGGTTATGAAAAACGCGGAACCTCAAAAGTAGGGCGGCGATTAGACGCGTGATTCCGGTGGTCCGGGGTCGCGAGGATTTAACGATTTGTAGGAATGAATCAGTTGAAAGGGGGGCCCCAGGCGATTAGCGTAGGGATTGTGAGCAAACGCGGGATTGTACCGCGCCAAGGCTGCCAAGGGCCAAGGGCTGCACAGGCCAAGAACGCACACGCTAAGAGTGCGTGAAGAACCTGTCCTTCTCCTCTGCGAGCGTCGCAGATCCGTGGCGCCGGTCCTAGCCCTCCATCCTGTTCCGCTGAGGTTTTCGATGAAAAGTATTCTTGTCGCCGTTGTGTTCGTTTTCACCGCCGCTGTCTCCACATCGGGAACCGCCTCCGCCCAGTTTCCTGGCGGTTACGGAATGTTTCCGTTTGGAGGATACGGATTCTACAGCCCTTACGGATCGCATTACGGAACGACGCTCCGTACGCCGCCCTACTTTGCCACCAATCCGCCCGTTTACTACGGCGCTCGCCACACCCGCCCCTACGGGATCAGTCCCTTTGCGGCACCACCGATGGTCAATGCCCCGGCGAATTATCGCAGCCGTTTGGACACCGATTCGGTAGCACCACCTCCATCGTTGGGTGCTCCGATGTGGAACCCGTGCGTCACGTACTCGCAATCGGTCAAACCGGCTGCCCATACGAAGGATCCCGTGACGATGGGACCAGTACGAGAAAACCCCTACTTCACCGACCACGACGACGCCGACAAACTGGCTAAGAAGTAGTCGACCGCCCGGTCCGCTTCCCGATTGCAAACTGATTGCCTGTGGTGCGTCAGGCTGTATCGAAGCAGGCTGTATCAATGCCGACGGATCAATGCCGACGGATCAATGCCGACGGATCAATGCCGACGGGGAGCGGAGTCTCACGCGGCACCAGACCGAGTGTTCCGTTTCGCAAACCGCACCATCGAGCCTGAGATCGTGCCGGATCACCGAAGCCACGAAAGCCGACCATGGCGGCCTCATTGATCGCCAGTACGGCAAGGCAATTTGCCGAATCTAACGGCACCTCTTCGATCACGGCGAAGGCCCTAGAGATACCCTCGGGCGAACCGGGCCGCCGTTGCCCCTCTTAAATTCTCAGGCCAATCTTTGGCCCCGTTTGCAAACATCACCCGCTAGGGCCATCCCATTCGCAAACCGCGATATTCGCCCGCAGGAATCAGAATCGAAGACCGGCAGAAAGTTGAGTGACTCCACTCTCTAGAATTCGAGTTATCGTTTCATGCCAGCCAGCCCCGATTACCATCTCAGAGAGCTCTTGCTGGACGCATCCGCGACCTTGTTCACACATATCTATTACTCGCGATCGATCAGACAATTCCAACGTTGCATCGAAAACCTCATCAAGATTGAACTACTACAACAGTTGAATGACGTCCCCTGGAATTTTGCATCAGTAATGGATACCAGAAAAAACTCGTTCTCCGCGGCGACAGTAGGGGATTTCGATTAAACGGGCAAAAGGCCGCCGCCACATGACGCCAAACGACTTTGCGTTGCGGTGAAATGAAGCTGACGCGATCATTTTCATTCCAGCGAAGCCGGCAGCCACTGGATCCGTTACAGAACATTGCCCTGAGGCCATTTGAAAATAGCCGGCAACCACAAAACACGGAAGACAAAGGCTTTCGAGAGACGAAGTTTCTACAGCGGAAATGAGACGCTCCCATCATTTTGGCAAAGGTCTGAGGAGACACAGCTCAACTGTGAGTCGAGTTATTACCCGCGAGCTTCGCCCCGATGTAAACCGGAGTCGCGAAACGGCTGAATTCAGACGATCAACGATTACGACATCGCCCGATGATTAATGCTCTGAAATGAACGAATGCGACTACAGAACTTTAAAAAGATAGCCGCTGAAATTGACGCGGTGAGATAGTAGAAACCATAGAACATGTTCAAGAAACAGATAATGGGACAGACTAGCACAACGGTGTATAGGTACAAATAAAGAGGAACTAGCACGGCGTCTCGCTTGGCAAAATTGTAAACAAATACAAACGAAACACCGATCGACAACGTCACCAGTACACTGGCGAAACCGAAGTCGAAAAAGAGCGGACCAAACAGAGTTGAATAGATATAGGTGCGTGGCGGAACCTCCGCGGTTGCCTTCGCATCATAATGAATATCGCTAAAGTACGAGCTAAATTTTGCCACAAGGGAAAACGTGAATTTTCCGTGTTGGTATTCGGAACTATCAAAGTTTTCAATGGCAAACAAATATTCAGGAACGGCGTGTACAACATACGCTTGGATCACGGACCAGTCGTAGAACGTTGCTCGAAGCGAGTCTGGCATTGCGCTGTGCCTAGCAACGGATCGATAGTTGGGGCTCATTACTAGCAGGTCAGTAAAACGCCCCGCTTCAACTGCGGCCTCCGTTGATGCCCCCATATACTCGAGGCGATAACTTAACATTCGCGTGGAAAATACGAAAAGCGCAAACGCCACTAGGGTCGCCGCTAGCATCGTTCTTTTTCGCAGTCGAATTCCGGAATAGTAAGATGCGAGCGCAGCCAGAATCGTGACTGAAAACACCGCTCCACGTTTGCCGAGCATGACCGCATTCAGTGGCGCAACCAGACATGCAAGTATGGATAGGATGATAGCAACTTTCCAGATTTGCTTAGCACTTGGTTTAGCGGACTGATGCAGGGCCAATGAGATTATCAGCGTTGGAAACGCCAAGGGGTAAAGCAATGACGACACAAGGCCCGCCATTGACGAACTGATTTCCGAGTTCTGCTCGTATAGCTCATTTACATTAGACGTTACGGAAAACCCACGAGCGACGAAGAGGTCATAGCACTTTAGAATCGTCCCAAGAAGTGCTAACCCTATCAGCAGCCAAACGCCAAGCTGCAAGAACCACGAGTCGGTTGGGATGCCGGAGCCTATCTGAGATCGCTGCTTGGCGCCGTAACGGCTGAAGCGATAAAGGATTGCGGGAAGCGAGATCGCAATGATGTTTAGAAACAGGAAAAACCAAGTTTGGTAGTCGTATTCAAGGGCGAACGAGAAGGGGCTTGTCAGATGAAAGAACCCGAATACGGCAGCGGAAATCAGGCAGGCTGACAATGGAGTGGGGAGCTGCAGGTTCGATCCGTCGCCGGTTGCCGCTGTGCTCATTTTATCCTCACGCCAGTGGATTAAGATCGGAAGCAGTTGTTCACTATTTGTCATTCGGCTGATCTCGGTAGCGCTGCGCAATTTTGCGTCCAGGATTGCCCCGTATGACCGAAAAAGCCTCGATGTTATCCGTGACAATCGATCCCGCCGTAATGACTGCATCGGTTTCAATCGTTAACCCCGGCCCCACAAACGCCATGCATCCCACCCACACTCCGTCGCGAATGGTAATTGGGGCATTGCGATAACTCATTGCAGGATCCCGATAGTCGTGGTTCCCCGCACAGATAGTTGCTCGTTGCGAAACGCAGCAATGATTGCCAATCGCAACCGGCTCAAAATTAATGATGCAAACTTCTTCGCCAATCCAGGTGCAGTCCCCAATTTTCAGTTTCCAAGGAAAGTGGACGTTGACTCGAGGTTTGATATAGACATCGCGACCAATCTCAGCCCCAAACAGTCGAAGGCACGCTACTTTAAACCTAGAGGGCCAAGGAAGCGGTGACAGGAAGACAAAGCATTTTAGGACGCACCAAATCAAGAATGCAAAGGTACTTGCACCACGCGTAAAGTTCTTGCTTCGATCAAATTGGTCATTACGGACTCGGCTCTCAGCCATCATAAATTTCTCGGCGTGCGCGTTAGCGGTGGGCATTTGCGAAGGGTGATGTTCGTGCATGATGAGCGTCCCTATCGCAAATATTTAGCCAAAGTATCCTCAAGCGCATTTAGCTGCACACAGGATGTTTCCAGCCCTGTTTCGTCAAACACGATGCGACGATCATCGATGTTGACGAAAATTACGGGGCGTCCATTTAACGCGAATTCGAGGCCAAGCGTCGAGAAGGCAGTGACAAAAACCAACGAATCTTTGTAGCGGTGGACACGATCCACGATGGCAATTTCGGCAACTCTCTTGCAAGCTGATTCAGACTCTCGGGGATGTGGGTAGACGATTAATTCGATGTGAAACTTTTTACAAACCCTACTGACGATCTCCAACATCATCCAATTTGCGGGACAGTCTTTCCCTTGAAATCCCAATGCGACGTGAGGAATCCCTCGCGATTGCCATGAGATTGATTTGCTCAGATCGCTTGCTTCGATAACAACATCTGGGTTGCCACTGAGATAGGTCTTAAAGCAGTGTTCGAATCTTTTGTCGAGCAAGTGGTAGCGATCAAAATACAGACGTCGCTGAATCTTCTTGAGCGGACGCAATTCCCAAGCACCGTGCTGGTGACCGGTAAATGACTCGACAAAGTTCTTGCGGCGAAGTTCGCTTAAAAGCACGACATACGGTTGAAAATGAGCCGCGACATGAAACGAGTGAACTCGGTGATGTTCCGACAAGAAATTGATGCAGGCGAGATCGAGAAGCGTCAACCGTGCCAGAGGACTCGTCGGTTTCAGGACGCGTGCCAGACCACGATATTGACGAACCAGTGCCACAACAACGGACGGTTGAATTGCTAACAGTCGAATCGACTTAGGCGAAGTACAAACACGGAATGATTCCGCCGTATCAAAACGGCTCAGTCGTGGATCGTGGATGTAATGACAGATCCGGCTTGGGGAGTCTTGGGTTTTGGCGGGAAGAGAGCAAGCCATCGCAAGGGTTCTCAGCACGAACTCAACAAGAGACCGCAGGTGACGGTTCTTGGCTTCAAGTTCTTCGCAAACTTCTGCGCATTCATTGACGATCGCGTGAAAATCAACATGATCCAAAGGGATTTGATCCTGGGCTAATGGTCTCGACGGTAAGTTTGACGATTCCTGCGCCTTTGAAGTCAGATGAAAGGCAATCAAGTTGACTAAAGCCGCTTGGCAAAGCATCCCTGCGACCATCGCAATGACCAATCCAATCTCGCCGTACCAAAGGCAGCCAAAATAGGAGACCGCGATCGTAACACTTCCCGCAATGATCGTGGAAGCAGCAAGTGATGAGGTTCGCTTCAATCCGCTGAGCGTATTGACGCCGATCAAGTAGGTGCAATGAAAAACATTGAACAAACAGAAGCATCCGAGCGTCAGTTTGCTGGGAATGTACTGAGCCGGTAACCAATCTGCGCCCCAATAGAGACACATGAAAGTCATTGCGTAAACGGCAACGATTACCGCTATCGCTAGAGCCATACAGCGGCGAAGAATCGCGATGGCTTGGGAATAGTCGTGTCTGCCAAATGCAGAATTGTATCTAGGAAGCCTTGCTTCCAATAACGCGACGGGGAAGCCCATCAACAGGGAAGCGATTGCAGAAAAAAGAGTGAACGAAGCCATCTCTTCCAAGGTTTGGCTAATCGTTCCAATCCAGCGTCCACTGGCATTAATTGCCCACAGTCCGATCAGATGCAACGATACGGGGATGGAGTAACCGAGCAATGACTTCAATAGCCCCGCTTCGGGTGCCGCCGAGAGAATGCGTCGAAAATCTCCATGCATTGCGATCAGAAACGCGCCGAGCAGCCCCGAGGCCATCGATGCGGAAATCACGATCAGCGGTTCTGTAGTTGTCCACAACAGAAATGGCAGGGCAATGAAAAAGGGGGCGCATGCATAGATGCATGCTGCAAGGGCAAAACGCACCGCTTGCCCTTTTACTCGCAGCAGCGAGAATGCAAATTCGCTCAGAATTGCGGCCAAGATTTGAAACGCGATACAGGATCTCAGCAGGATTGCCCCGTGAGTCAGTGGGTCTGAGGGGACGGCAATTTGCAGTGCTGCAAGTGTTAGCGAAAGCCCGATTCCCGCGATTGCAATCGTGGTTAATAGCGTGGTTCGAAATAGAGAATCGCGTTTTGCTCCTTGGGGGTGATCGAATGCAAGCCGCATCGGCGCGAACACGATACCAAGGCTGAGCATTGGCACAAGCAAGTTGACAGCAGCCAGCAGCATTCCATAGCGAGTAAAGTCCGCAGGCGAAACAAGTGCCAAAAGAACGGGGATCCAAACTGCGCTGCCAAATTTGCGCAGCACTGCAGCCGCGAGAAACGCAGCGGTCGAGCGGATATCCGAGCGTCCCCTGCTCGACGCCACCGACGCCGAACGGGGGTTCTGCGAATTCGCGGCTACATCGATTGGTGCTGGTTGAACCGAGGGGCTCATTATCGGCTCTCGATCAGAACTTCACAAATTTCCCGAACCGCGCCACTGCCGCCTGGTAGGGTTGCCACATAAGATGCAATCTGCCGGACCTGCTTGACTGCGTCTGCCGGGCACGCTGAAAACGCGGATCGTTGCATGATCTCAATATCGTTAAAATCATCTCCAATCATCGCGACGTTTGAGGGGCTCACATCGTGTTGATCACATAGCGTTGCCAAAAACGTCCCCTTGTCCATTACCCCCAGATGGATAGGGATGCCAATCTTCTTGGCTCGTGCTGCAGCCACCGCGGAGTTTTCTCGCGTGACAATGGCGACTTCGATTCCCTGGTTTCTTAACAGCGACAACCCATGGGCGTCTCGTGTGTTGAATTTCTTCAACGCTTCACCGTTGGCGTCATAATACATTCCGCCATCGGTTAACGTACCATCGACATCGCAGATGACTAACTGGATGCCTCGTAGTACTTCGACATAGTCACCTTCGAAAGCGCGGCGTCGAAGCAGTGATTCGCAAACCGCCCAATCATCCGGTTCATCGATTTCAAACGCGGTGCGGGGTTCCATTTCAAAGACACCGATTTTGCCTCCAAGACGGCATTGGTAATGTTCGAGGATTTCTCGACGCGTAATATAGAACGCACCGTTTTCTACCAACGTGCCTTTCCAGTCCTGGCGACGCGGACGGTGAACGGGATCGTAGTTGAGCGGTTTACCGTCGGGGCTCCACACAAATCGTTTTTCAATGACGCCCGTCACCATGCTGTCGTAGGCTTCGGAACGAAGCGTGCCAATTGCCCGATCCAAGTCGCTCGCGGTGGTCAACGGCGATGTGGCTTGGATCGTTACGAGCGTCTTGAAATCAATCCTATTTGCAAAATCGATCATCACGGATTCAGTGGAAGCCGTATTGGTCGCGTACTCAGCGGGACGGTCGACGATCTCAATAGGCAACTCAAAAGAGTTGACAATTTGCTTAATCTTTTCACTGTCCGTCGAAACGAAGACCCGGTCGATGAGCGAGCTCTCACAAGCCGCTTCAAGCGACCAGCGACAGAGCGGCTTTCCCGCGATTGGTTTGACGTTTTTGCCGGGAATTCCCTGCGATCCACCGCGAAGAGGAATCAGTGCAACGGTTGAATTAGCCATTCACTTTCCTCTTCAGCTTTTCGCGTTGGACTTTTTCAATCGGCAAAATTTCTTCCGATTTGTAGGTCAAGCCTTTGCCCACACTCCTGAGGTCACGCGCAAGACGTCGCATCCCGTCCGGTTCGAGACTGGCGGCATGGTCGGTGCCCCGCCAAGTTCGATCCAGCGTGAAGTGACGCTCAAATACAGTGGCGCCCAGCGCCAACGCCGCAATGTCCGCTGCGATTCCGAGGTGATGTCCCGAGAACCCCACGGCTTTAACGTTGGTTCCGTAATCCTCAATCAGTCGCCTAATTTCGTAGAGTCCGAGATCTTCGAACGGCACAGGGTAACCCGAGGTGCAGGCATAAATTACCAAGTCCTTTCCGCGACCCTTCTTCTCGTAGAATTCAACAATTTTGGATTCCTCCGCGCGAGTCGACATGCCCATCGAAACATGGATTTCACCGGCGAAGGAATCACACAAAAATCCCGCCATTTCAAAATCGACATTACAGGCCGAAGGGACCTTCAACAGCTTGGGAGACAGTTGCACCATTTCCTGCGCAGCGGTGAGATCCCAGACCGAGGTCGAATATTCCACCTCAAAGTGCTCGCACCACTCTTTCAACTGGCGATGTTGATTAACATCGAATTCGAGGAAGTCACGATGCTGACCGTAGGTTTCCCCGTAACTATTGTGGGGATTGGGGTGGGGGCGGTCATACTCTTGTGGCGACAACAATTCACGGTTGGTGCGTTTTTGGAACTTGATTACGTCGACTTGGCAAAAAACACTTGCCATTTTGATCAGCTCGTGAGCGATCTCCATCTCGCCTTTGTGATTGCACCCGACTTCAGCAATTAACATATCCGTTCCTGGCTGGGAGTAGTTTGAGAAGGGCTTGTCTATTCGTAAGAGCGCACCCCTGGAAAACCATCGACCTGAGATCGCTCGAAAGCGAAGCCTAATTGCCCGCAATCCGATGTTCAGGAAGATGCAGATCTGAGAATCGTTGTGATTGGCAGCAACAAGATAAGCGATGAAAACGGAACCGAAGTACGATCGAATATGTCGCTCATCCGTGCAAGCGATTCAACACGGTCTCGTAGCGATCAAGAGCAGCCTCACGCGTGTAGTAGACCGCTCGTGATAAGCAATTTGCAGAAAAGGTCTGCATTTTGAGATGGCTTAGTTCGGAGACACGACAGGGCAGCCGATCAATGTCTTCCCAACTACAGTGCAGACCGAGCCGATGTTCAATCGTTTCCTGCCCCAGAGGACTCGTAGCATCGGATATCACCAGCAACGGCGTGCCGATTGAGATCGCAGGGATCAACTTGCTCGGTATAAATGAAAAACCCGATCCAGGCTTTTCAGTCAGTACAAACAAGTCGGTTGCCGCGATGGCCGAAACAAATTCCTGATCATCCAAGAATCCCTTGAGTTCAAAACGGCGATCCGATTTTTCGTTAATCCATTGCCTCAGCTTATCCATCGCAGCGCCATCGCCGCGGATTTGAAACCGAAAATCAATTTCAGTCTCGTGGAGTGCACTGCAGAACTCGAGCAACCCTTGCTTGTGTCCGATGTTTCCACAGTAAAGTAAGTCGATCGTCTTTTTTGAGGCGTCTGCGACAAATACTTTTTCGTCATTTTTCAATGGTTTGTATTCGGAAATCAACCAATTCGAGCAGACGTCGATAGTTCGATCAGGCCCAATTAATTCCTCTAACCGTGATTGCATTGCGTTGCTAATCGTAGAGATTGCGTTACCGCGACGAAAAAGCCATCGTTGAAAGGATTGAGCAATCGATTGAAACACTCCAGGCTTTGATATCCCCGCTGCGATTGATGCGTCGGTTGGGATATCTTGAATATTGATCCACAGCAACTCGCGACGCAACAGCTTGCGTACAACGGCAAAGATGACGGCACCGAGAAGGGGGCAAAACACGATCGTGACATCACTTCGCGAACCACGAAACAGACTTCGGAACAATACGACCGCGAAGGACAACTCATAACACAACCTGGGGACCAATCGCGAGGGATTGCCTGGCACGTAAAGCCCATGCCGAACGACGTTCACTCCGTCGACCCTCTCAGGTTTCAACGCGAAGAAACCGTAATCCGATTTTTTTACCCACTCGGGGTAGTAGGGAAATGCAGTAAAGACTTCGACCTCATGGCCACGCTGGAGTAGACCTTTGGCCAAATCCGTGAATTGAGCAGCGCCACCACAGAAATCAGGAGCGAATAGATTGGATACGATGAGAATCTTCATGATTCGCTATTGGTTATTTGATAATCCGTCGGTGAAGCAATGTCGTCGGTAAAGTCAGTGAGACCGTATGCCTAATAAGCCCCATCGCTCTTAAGAACGGCATAGGGGGTCCGCACTAAGATCCAAATGTCTAGCCAAGGCGACCAATTTCTAGCGTAGAAACCGTCAAGCTTCACTCGCTCGGCATACGTCGTATCGTTGCGTCCCGAGACTTGCCATAACCCTGTTAATCCCGGCACCATATGCGAATAGGCGAAATAGCCTTCGGAATACTTCGCAATTTCGGCCTCGATAATAGGGCGCGGCCCCACTAGACTCATTTCACCTTTGACGATGTTCCATAACTGGGGGAATTCGTCAATGCTCCATTTGCGCAACAGGGTTCCGATGCCTCGAATGACGCGAGGATCGTCTCGAAGCTTATGATCGGCTTCCCATTCCGCCTTTAATTCGGGATGTTTCTGCAGATACTCCTGAAGCACATTTTCGGCATCGACTACCATACTACGAAATTTCCAGGCTCGAAACTTCTTGCCATGCTGCCCGACTCGCTCATGGCCAAAAAACACCGGCCCTGGATCACCTCTACGAATTAAGTAGCCGATCAAAAATGCGATGGGACACAGTAAAAGAATCGCGGGGACACAAATCGCCAAATCACAGAATCGCTTGAACAGCCTGGGAACCAATTTTAACAATGGCGAATTAAAATGTGTCGCGAACGTACAAGGAGATTGAAAGGGGTTGTTACAAAGCAGCGGCGATTTCATGGATTGAAAACTAACCACCGCTGGACACTGGAAGGCCAGACGCTCAATTACCCACGAAAGATCGGCTTCGCCTGAGGCAATGACGATCACCGGTGCGCGGTGTCGAATGGCAGTCTCGACCCCGTCGGTAATGGGGCCAGCGTAAAGCTCATCGGGCCCCCATCGCTTCTTTTGATCATCGGAATCACAACCATAGCCGATCGGTCGAAACCCCCAATTTAGGTTTTGAGACAGCTCTTGGCACGTTTGCAGAGCACTAAACCTGTCCCCCAACACTAACACCCGCAGTCCCCACCAAGTGGTCTTTGCTAACGCTCGGCGACCCATCCAACGAGCAAACGGCAACAGCACACATACCAGCGTCCCTGAGATGACGAACGAGGCAAACTCGTATCGCGGGAGTTCCCCGAACCAGGCGTTCAGTAACGCCAATAATATAAAGCTGCAGACGGTAGCGCGAGTCAGGCCTCGGAGTTCAAATACGTTACCGACACCGACCCCGGGATATAGCTGATGAAGCGATAAAAATAACCACTGCAGAACCAAAATTGCAGGAAGCTGGTTCCACGTCCCGGGATGAAAAGGCTGCCCGACGTAATAAATATCTACCAATAAAGCAGTCGTGACTAAGCAACTTGACGTAACCGCTAAATCAATCATTAGCAGGGGAATCCCTGTAATGAAGGACTGCATTGCGTACGCAACACTGAGGCGGCGACTCGGGCGCACCGCCGTATGAGCCCGCAAAATCTCCTCCACACTAGGCTTTTGCGAAACGGTGGCGTCAACCGTTGAAACCGCTTCCGTGACCGGCGTGTCGCAGTGCAGTTCAGGGGTATGTTCGATTTGCATAGACACCAGGCAAACTCGTTGGGGGAGGTCATCAACGTGGGGAATCAGTAGTTAAGTATTGCCCCATCGGAGGAAACAGGCCGGAAATGGATCATCCCGATCAATTAGAATGTCGCAGACTTTGCACTCTTTAACGAATCGATCGGCAATGCCGATTGTCGTGATCGAACAGCGCCTTTCGGTTGTTCCAACGAATACTCGCGGTAGTACCCGACATAGCTGTACTCTTCGCTTGAATAACCGTTGGAGTACCCATAGGTCCCCTGACCGCTCTTCTCGGTCGCATTGATAATCAACGCAGTCGGGGCGACATCGATTTCTTGCAAAATGCGAACCGCACGTTCGACAGGACGTCGTCCGTTTTTGCGAATGCGTACGGTCAGCATCACTGCGTCCACGATGGGCGCGATGATCGCCGGGTCCGCCACCGCAAGTAGCGGCGGTGCATCAACCAGCACCACATCAAAATGTCGCTCACAGTAGGCAAGCAACTTTGCCAACTGACCGGACTCAAGCAGTTCTGCAGGGCTATGTGTTCGCACACCATGCGGCATGATCGTCAAGTTTGCTACTTCCGATGGATGGAAGCAATCCTGCAGCTTGGACGTTTCGAGTAACGCATCACTTAGCCCTGGGCTAGCCTCGATCCCAAACAATCCACCGATGACAGGACGTCGCATATCCGCATCAATCAGCAACACCTTCTTGCCTGCTTGAGCGAACGAAATTGCAAGGTTCGAGATGGTCGTTGACTTTCCGTCTCCAGGGTGAGGGCTTGTCATCATCAACTTCGTCGCGCCCGATGCGCGGGTTTTGACCATCATGGATGTGCGTGCGACACGATACAGTTCGGACTCGGGCGAACGTGGCGTATGAAATGCAACCAGCGAGGGATCGAGCATCGTTTCTTTGCTTAGTTCCTTCTTGACTTTCTTCAAGTCGATGCGAGGAATGTGAGCAATTGCCGGGGCACCCAGCGTGTATTCCAGATCATGAGCGTCCCGGAACGTGGCGTCGAACATTTCGGAAGCCACGGCAAGCGAGCCACCAATGATCAACCCAAGGATCCCGCCGAGAGCTACGACAATAGGGATCTTAGGCCAAGCTGCTTCTTTTTCGATTTCGGGATGTGCCAGCAGGTCGGTGGAGAATCCAGCGTAGGATCCGGAAAGATTAATTTCTTGTAATCGCCGGATCACTTCGTCATAGCGAGCTTGTGCGCGAGTGAGTTGCGCTTTTAACGCGGCGCCTTTCAGAAAATCAGCTTCAACTCCTTTGGCGAGACGTAGCTCGTTGGCGGAATCAGAAATTAAGATCTGCTCGCGTTTTTCCAGCTCCGCAATGTCGTGCTCAAGTAGCATCGAGTACGTTGTCAGCATCTCCTTGGGATCAAGCTTGCGACCCTGTTTCGCCGTTGCCCTTGGTGCGTTGGCGGTGATGAATTCTTGAATGACTTGGATTTCTTTCTGCGTTGCCGCAACCAAGGGATGATTCGGACCGAAGTCTTCCGCCAGAGTGCGTTCGGTTTGTAGCAGTGACAACAGCCGAGTGTACTGAGCCCGAGCGGCTTCTTCTCGAGCGGGTTGTTCGGCTTGGAATTCCTCGCTCTGGGCCTCCCCACGAGTTACGTCCAAGAACAACTGCAACCGCTCCACTTCTTTTTGACTCAGCAATGCGAGATGTGCGGTATCGTTAGATTCAAGTAATTCAGGGCGATTCAAGTAAGTCCGAATCAACTCAAGTCGCGAGGTTTGTTGGGCCAAGTTGGAGCGAACTTCGTTGAGTTCC carries:
- a CDS encoding glycosyltransferase family 4 protein, with translation MKILIVSNLFAPDFCGGAAQFTDLAKGLLQRGHEVEVFTAFPYYPEWVKKSDYGFFALKPERVDGVNVVRHGLYVPGNPSRLVPRLCYELSFAVVLFRSLFRGSRSDVTIVFCPLLGAVIFAVVRKLLRRELLWINIQDIPTDASIAAGISKPGVFQSIAQSFQRWLFRRGNAISTISNAMQSRLEELIGPDRTIDVCSNWLISEYKPLKNDEKVFVADASKKTIDLLYCGNIGHKQGLLEFCSALHETEIDFRFQIRGDGAAMDKLRQWINEKSDRRFELKGFLDDQEFVSAIAATDLFVLTEKPGSGFSFIPSKLIPAISIGTPLLVISDATSPLGQETIEHRLGLHCSWEDIDRLPCRVSELSHLKMQTFSANCLSRAVYYTREAALDRYETVLNRLHG
- a CDS encoding exopolysaccharide biosynthesis polyprenyl glycosylphosphotransferase, which produces MQIEHTPELHCDTPVTEAVSTVDATVSQKPSVEEILRAHTAVRPSRRLSVAYAMQSFITGIPLLMIDLAVTSSCLVTTALLVDIYYVGQPFHPGTWNQLPAILVLQWLFLSLHQLYPGVGVGNVFELRGLTRATVCSFILLALLNAWFGELPRYEFASFVISGTLVCVLLPFARWMGRRALAKTTWWGLRVLVLGDRFSALQTCQELSQNLNWGFRPIGYGCDSDDQKKRWGPDELYAGPITDGVETAIRHRAPVIVIASGEADLSWVIERLAFQCPAVVSFQSMKSPLLCNNPFQSPCTFATHFNSPLLKLVPRLFKRFCDLAICVPAILLLCPIAFLIGYLIRRGDPGPVFFGHERVGQHGKKFRAWKFRSMVVDAENVLQEYLQKHPELKAEWEADHKLRDDPRVIRGIGTLLRKWSIDEFPQLWNIVKGEMSLVGPRPIIEAEIAKYSEGYFAYSHMVPGLTGLWQVSGRNDTTYAERVKLDGFYARNWSPWLDIWILVRTPYAVLKSDGAY
- a CDS encoding WcaF family extracellular polysaccharide biosynthesis acetyltransferase yields the protein MHEHHPSQMPTANAHAEKFMMAESRVRNDQFDRSKNFTRGASTFAFLIWCVLKCFVFLSPLPWPSRFKVACLRLFGAEIGRDVYIKPRVNVHFPWKLKIGDCTWIGEEVCIINFEPVAIGNHCCVSQRATICAGNHDYRDPAMSYRNAPITIRDGVWVGCMAFVGPGLTIETDAVITAGSIVTDNIEAFSVIRGNPGRKIAQRYRDQPNDK
- a CDS encoding N-acetylneuraminate synthase family protein produces the protein MLIAEVGCNHKGEMEIAHELIKMASVFCQVDVIKFQKRTNRELLSPQEYDRPHPNPHNSYGETYGQHRDFLEFDVNQHRQLKEWCEHFEVEYSTSVWDLTAAQEMVQLSPKLLKVPSACNVDFEMAGFLCDSFAGEIHVSMGMSTRAEESKIVEFYEKKGRGKDLVIYACTSGYPVPFEDLGLYEIRRLIEDYGTNVKAVGFSGHHLGIAADIAALALGATVFERHFTLDRTWRGTDHAASLEPDGMRRLARDLRSVGKGLTYKSEEILPIEKVQREKLKRKVNG
- a CDS encoding acylneuraminate cytidylyltransferase, producing MANSTVALIPLRGGSQGIPGKNVKPIAGKPLCRWSLEAACESSLIDRVFVSTDSEKIKQIVNSFELPIEIVDRPAEYATNTASTESVMIDFANRIDFKTLVTIQATSPLTTASDLDRAIGTLRSEAYDSMVTGVIEKRFVWSPDGKPLNYDPVHRPRRQDWKGTLVENGAFYITRREILEHYQCRLGGKIGVFEMEPRTAFEIDEPDDWAVCESLLRRRAFEGDYVEVLRGIQLVICDVDGTLTDGGMYYDANGEALKKFNTRDAHGLSLLRNQGIEVAIVTRENSAVAAARAKKIGIPIHLGVMDKGTFLATLCDQHDVSPSNVAMIGDDFNDIEIMQRSAFSACPADAVKQVRQIASYVATLPGGSGAVREICEVLIESR